The following are encoded in a window of Kitasatospora fiedleri genomic DNA:
- a CDS encoding sulfurtransferase, translating into MSRSDVLVDADWVQAHLDDPKVVIVEVDEDTAAYDKNHIRNAVRIDWKKDLQDPVRRDFIDQAGFEALLSAKGIANDDTVVLYGGNNNWFASYAYWYFKLYGHGDVRLLDGGRKKWELDSRELVVEQPERAATQYTAQPADSSIRAFRDDVVNAIGSLNLVDVRSPDEFSGKLLAPAHLPQEQSQRPGHVPSAKNIPWAKNANDDGTFKSDDELKALYEAEGVDLATDTIAYCRIGERSALTWFVLHELLGQENVKNYDGSWTEYGSLVGVPIELGN; encoded by the coding sequence ATGAGCCGCAGCGACGTCCTGGTCGACGCCGACTGGGTCCAGGCCCACCTGGACGACCCGAAGGTCGTCATCGTCGAGGTCGACGAAGACACGGCCGCCTACGACAAGAACCACATCCGCAACGCGGTCCGGATCGACTGGAAGAAGGACCTCCAGGACCCGGTCCGCCGCGACTTCATCGACCAGGCCGGCTTCGAGGCGCTGCTGTCCGCCAAGGGCATCGCCAACGACGACACCGTGGTCCTCTACGGCGGCAACAACAACTGGTTCGCGTCCTACGCCTACTGGTACTTCAAGCTGTACGGCCACGGCGACGTCCGCCTGCTGGACGGCGGCCGCAAGAAGTGGGAGCTCGACTCCCGCGAGCTGGTCGTCGAGCAGCCCGAGCGGGCCGCCACCCAGTACACCGCGCAGCCGGCCGACTCCTCGATCCGCGCCTTCCGCGACGACGTGGTCAACGCGATCGGCAGCCTGAACCTGGTCGACGTCCGCTCGCCCGACGAGTTCTCCGGCAAGCTGCTCGCCCCGGCCCACCTCCCGCAGGAGCAGTCGCAGCGCCCGGGCCACGTCCCGTCCGCCAAGAACATCCCGTGGGCGAAGAACGCCAACGACGACGGCACCTTCAAGAGCGACGACGAGCTCAAGGCGCTCTACGAGGCCGAGGGCGTCGACCTGGCCACCGACACCATCGCGTACTGCCGGATCGGCGAGCGCTCCGCGCTCACCTGGTTCGTGCTGCACGAGCTGCTCGGCCAGGAGAACGTCAAGAACTACGACGGTTCGTGGACCGAGTACGGCAGCCTGGTCGGCGTGCCGATCGAGCTCGGCAACTGA
- a CDS encoding DUF1416 domain-containing protein encodes MCGAKAGGPDLAGVDVANETIIQGSVTRNDEPVNGYVRLLDENGEFTAEVPTSATGQFRFFARPGKWTLRALVPGATVDRQVVATQGEFTEVAIAV; translated from the coding sequence ATGTGCGGTGCGAAGGCCGGCGGCCCGGACCTGGCAGGAGTTGACGTGGCCAACGAGACGATCATCCAGGGTTCCGTGACCCGCAACGACGAGCCGGTCAACGGCTACGTGCGGCTGCTCGACGAGAACGGCGAGTTCACGGCCGAGGTCCCGACCTCGGCGACCGGGCAGTTCCGGTTCTTCGCCCGCCCGGGCAAGTGGACGCTGCGGGCCCTGGTGCCCGGCGCCACCGTGGACCGCCAGGTGGTCGCCACCCAGGGCGAGTTCACCGAGGTCGCGATCGCGGTCTGA
- a CDS encoding DUF3099 domain-containing protein — protein sequence MQAHRRHVRYFVMMGVCLTLFVLAWGVVRFWSVGAAIGMCVVAMVIPPVAAVLANRRDRDDDWWNDPRWDDPRWERRGHDRDAPDREPPEERQ from the coding sequence GTGCAGGCACATCGACGGCACGTGCGCTACTTCGTGATGATGGGCGTCTGCCTGACGCTGTTCGTCCTCGCCTGGGGCGTGGTGCGCTTCTGGTCGGTCGGCGCCGCCATCGGCATGTGCGTGGTCGCCATGGTGATCCCGCCGGTGGCCGCCGTCCTCGCCAACCGGCGCGACCGCGACGACGACTGGTGGAACGACCCGCGCTGGGACGACCCGCGCTGGGAGCGGCGCGGCCACGACCGGGACGCGCCGGACCGCGAGCCCCCGGAGGAGCGTCAGTAG
- a CDS encoding DsrE family protein: protein MSKKLVIKVTAGADAPERCSQAFTVASVAVASGVPVSLWLTGESAWFALPGRAAEFELPHSAPLPDLLEAVLAAGSVTLCTQCAARRDIAQADVIEGVRIAGAQVFLSEVMADDARALVY, encoded by the coding sequence ATGTCGAAGAAGCTGGTCATCAAGGTCACCGCCGGGGCGGACGCCCCCGAACGCTGCTCGCAGGCCTTCACGGTCGCCTCGGTCGCCGTCGCCAGCGGCGTGCCGGTCTCGCTCTGGCTGACCGGCGAGTCCGCCTGGTTCGCCCTGCCCGGGAGGGCCGCCGAGTTCGAGCTGCCGCACTCCGCGCCGCTGCCGGACCTGCTGGAGGCCGTCCTGGCGGCCGGGAGCGTCACCCTGTGCACCCAGTGCGCGGCGCGCCGGGACATCGCGCAGGCCGACGTGATCGAGGGCGTGCGGATCGCCGGCGCGCAGGTGTTCCTGTCCGAGGTAATGGCGGACGACGCCCGGGCGCTGGTCTACTGA
- a CDS encoding FABP family protein — protein sequence MIEIPSDLHRDVVPLAFLLGTWEGAGVHDFPGSEKCNFGQEIVFRHDGRPFLEFRSRTWVLDEQGEKVRPLETEHSFWRVTSNQHGTSGEREIEVSSVRDDGTVEIWYGKLHDGKPQIDLATDAVARIEDAAPYSGGKRLYGLVKDELLWVGEKAAPEVPLRPYMSAQLKKVLNPAQLIHDINDLPDDGIAFFR from the coding sequence ATGATCGAGATTCCTTCCGACCTCCACCGCGACGTCGTCCCGCTCGCCTTCCTCCTCGGCACCTGGGAGGGCGCGGGCGTCCATGACTTCCCCGGCAGTGAGAAGTGCAACTTCGGCCAGGAGATCGTCTTCCGGCACGACGGCCGCCCCTTCCTGGAGTTCCGCTCCCGCACCTGGGTGCTGGACGAGCAGGGGGAGAAGGTCCGCCCGCTGGAGACCGAGCACTCCTTCTGGCGGGTGACCAGCAACCAGCACGGCACCAGCGGTGAGCGCGAGATCGAGGTCTCCTCGGTCCGCGACGACGGCACCGTGGAGATCTGGTACGGCAAGCTGCACGACGGCAAGCCGCAGATCGACCTGGCCACCGACGCGGTCGCCCGGATCGAGGACGCGGCCCCGTACAGCGGCGGCAAGCGACTCTACGGCCTGGTCAAGGACGAGCTGCTCTGGGTCGGCGAGAAGGCCGCCCCCGAGGTGCCGCTGCGGCCGTACATGTCCGCGCAGCTGAAGAAGGTGCTCAACCCGGCGCAGCTGATCCACGACATCAACGACCTGCCGGACGACGGGATCGCGTTCTTCCGCTGA
- a CDS encoding Fur family transcriptional regulator encodes MANSESTDWKSDLRERGYRLTPQRQLVLEAVDLLDHATPDEILGQVRKTASGVNISTVYRTLELLEELGLVSHAHLGHGAPTYHLAGRHTHLHLVCRDCDRVTETDTEIAAPLIDSLRTEHGFDTDLKHFAIFGRCADCTAKLEDGQP; translated from the coding sequence GTGGCGAACAGCGAGAGCACCGACTGGAAGTCCGACCTGCGCGAGCGCGGCTACCGGCTGACCCCGCAGCGCCAGCTGGTGCTGGAGGCCGTCGACCTGCTCGACCACGCCACCCCGGACGAGATCCTGGGCCAGGTCCGCAAGACCGCCAGCGGCGTCAACATCTCCACCGTCTACCGGACGCTGGAGCTGCTCGAGGAGCTCGGCCTGGTCTCGCACGCGCACCTCGGCCACGGCGCCCCCACGTACCACCTGGCCGGTCGGCACACCCACCTGCACCTGGTCTGCCGGGACTGCGACCGGGTCACCGAGACCGACACCGAGATCGCCGCCCCGCTGATCGACAGCCTGCGCACCGAGCACGGCTTCGACACCGACCTCAAGCACTTCGCCATCTTCGGCCGCTGCGCGGACTGCACCGCCAAGCTGGAGGACGGGCAGCCGTAA
- the ygfZ gene encoding CAF17-like 4Fe-4S cluster assembly/insertion protein YgfZ, whose amino-acid sequence MKSPLLALPGAVPAEGPDEGVAAHYGDLFREQRALAAGRGFTDLSHRGVITVTGPDRLGWLHLLLTQHVSELPPQRATEALVLSPNGHVEHALYLVDDGETTWIHVEPGGAPALVKYLESMKFWNRVEVADATERYAVVFLPAGSTAPVERAAAVRELPWGRDVFLPRAELAAAAEEFGPAAGVWAYEALRVEGHRPRLGFETDHRTIPHEVDWLDSAVHLQKGCYRGQETVARVHNLGRPPRRLVFLHLDGTEEKLPAHGTEVRVQGQERPVGFVTSSARHHELGPIALALVKRNTPVDAVLLADGVPGTQDVIVPA is encoded by the coding sequence ATGAAGAGCCCGCTGCTTGCCCTGCCCGGCGCCGTCCCGGCCGAAGGTCCCGACGAGGGGGTCGCCGCCCACTACGGCGACCTGTTCCGCGAGCAGCGCGCGCTGGCCGCCGGGCGCGGCTTCACCGACCTGTCGCACCGCGGCGTCATCACCGTGACCGGCCCGGACCGGCTGGGCTGGCTGCACCTGCTGCTCACCCAGCACGTCAGCGAACTGCCGCCGCAGCGGGCCACCGAGGCGCTGGTGCTCTCCCCGAACGGGCACGTGGAGCACGCGCTCTACCTGGTCGACGACGGGGAGACCACCTGGATCCACGTGGAGCCCGGCGGCGCGCCCGCGCTGGTGAAGTACCTGGAGTCGATGAAGTTCTGGAACCGGGTCGAGGTCGCCGACGCCACCGAGCGGTACGCGGTGGTCTTCCTGCCGGCCGGCTCCACCGCCCCGGTCGAGCGCGCCGCCGCGGTGCGCGAACTGCCGTGGGGCCGTGACGTGTTCCTGCCGCGGGCCGAACTGGCCGCGGCGGCCGAGGAGTTCGGCCCGGCGGCGGGCGTCTGGGCGTACGAGGCGCTGCGGGTCGAGGGGCACCGGCCGCGGCTCGGCTTCGAGACCGACCACCGGACCATCCCGCACGAGGTGGACTGGCTGGACAGCGCCGTGCACCTGCAGAAGGGCTGCTACCGCGGCCAGGAGACGGTCGCCCGGGTGCACAACCTGGGCCGGCCGCCGCGCCGACTGGTGTTCCTGCACCTGGACGGCACCGAGGAGAAGCTGCCCGCGCACGGCACCGAGGTCCGGGTCCAGGGCCAGGAGCGGCCGGTCGGCTTCGTCACCTCCTCGGCCCGGCACCACGAGCTGGGCCCGATCGCACTGGCCCTGGTCAAGCGCAACACCCCGGTGGACGCGGTGCTGCTAGCCGACGGCGTCCCGGGCACCCAGGACGTGATCGTCCCGGCCTGA
- the dtd gene encoding D-aminoacyl-tRNA deacylase: MRAVVQRVARAAVMVDGEKVGAIEGPGLCVLVGVTHEDTPGQAAQLARKLWTLRLFPGTPERSCSELGAPLLVISQFTLYGDARKGRRPTWNAAAPGPVAEPLVDAVVAELRTLGAEVATGRFGADMQVSLVNDGPFTVLLEV; encoded by the coding sequence ATGCGAGCAGTGGTGCAGCGGGTCGCCCGGGCGGCCGTGATGGTGGACGGCGAGAAGGTCGGCGCGATCGAGGGGCCGGGCCTGTGCGTCCTGGTCGGCGTCACCCACGAGGACACCCCCGGGCAGGCCGCCCAACTGGCCCGCAAGCTCTGGACGCTGCGGCTGTTCCCGGGCACCCCCGAGCGGTCCTGCTCGGAGCTGGGCGCCCCGCTGCTGGTGATCAGCCAGTTCACCCTCTACGGCGACGCCCGCAAGGGCCGCCGCCCCACCTGGAACGCCGCCGCACCCGGCCCGGTCGCCGAACCGCTGGTGGACGCCGTGGTGGCCGAACTACGCACGCTGGGCGCCGAGGTGGCGACCGGGCGGTTCGGCGCCGACATGCAGGTGTCGCTGGTGAACGACGGGCCGTTCACCGTCCTGCTGGAGGTCTGA
- a CDS encoding RsiG family protein: MDVSAVDGLAGLALEELRVLRRDALEQEADLSYLRRLLHGRMDILRAELQRREIPLTGASEAQCALLDRLPAILADAPSATRRPARHLTLGPPRGERYRREADALMGDVQLADLSAHATADLLAAIERLDVHQREVSGRRHALQRTADDCGAEITRRYREGEARVDDLLSER, from the coding sequence ATGGACGTGAGCGCGGTCGACGGGTTGGCCGGCCTGGCCCTGGAGGAACTACGGGTGCTCCGCCGGGACGCGCTGGAGCAGGAGGCCGACCTGTCCTACCTGCGCCGCCTGCTCCACGGCCGGATGGACATCCTGCGGGCCGAACTCCAGCGCCGGGAGATCCCGCTGACGGGCGCGAGCGAGGCCCAGTGCGCACTGCTGGACCGGCTGCCGGCCATCCTCGCCGACGCCCCGTCCGCGACCCGCCGCCCGGCCCGGCACCTCACCCTCGGCCCGCCGCGCGGCGAGCGCTACCGGCGGGAGGCGGACGCCCTGATGGGCGACGTCCAGCTGGCCGACCTGTCCGCGCACGCCACCGCCGACCTGCTGGCCGCGATCGAGCGGCTCGACGTGCACCAGCGCGAGGTCTCCGGCCGCCGCCACGCGCTCCAGCGCACCGCGGACGACTGCGGGGCGGAGATCACCCGCAGGTACCGTGAGGGGGAGGCCCGGGTCGACGACCTGCTCAGCGAGCGCTGA
- a CDS encoding asparaginase, which yields MSQSAPPVLAEVIRSGFTEGRHRGSLVLLDADGAVEYALGTPELPVYPRSTAKPFQAVATLRAGLDLRGEQLALAASSHSAEPFHRAAVRRVLADAGLTESALRLPADLPLDPVEAEELLRSGGERAPILMDCSGKHAAWLAASAANGWDLATYLDPSHPIQVLARTALEQATGEPAAHLGTDGCGAPLLAVSLTGLARGYRALLLADPGTERRRVADAMRAHPEYVAGTRRADTWLMRAVPGALSKMGAEAVQVVALADGRALAFKIEDGAERARGPVLAAALRRLGVQDPVLDRIAAAPLHGGGNVVGEVRAAF from the coding sequence GTGTCGCAGTCCGCCCCGCCCGTCCTCGCCGAGGTCATACGCTCCGGCTTCACCGAGGGCCGCCACCGCGGTTCGCTGGTCCTGCTCGACGCCGACGGCGCCGTCGAGTACGCGCTCGGCACCCCCGAGCTGCCGGTCTACCCGCGCTCCACCGCCAAGCCCTTCCAGGCGGTGGCCACCCTGCGGGCCGGCCTCGACCTGCGCGGCGAACAGCTCGCGCTGGCCGCCTCCAGCCACTCCGCCGAGCCCTTCCACCGCGCCGCGGTCCGCAGGGTGCTGGCCGACGCCGGCCTCACCGAGTCCGCCCTGCGGCTGCCCGCCGACCTCCCGCTGGACCCGGTGGAGGCCGAGGAGCTGCTGCGCTCCGGCGGGGAACGCGCCCCGATCCTGATGGACTGCTCCGGCAAGCACGCCGCCTGGCTGGCCGCCTCCGCCGCCAACGGCTGGGACCTGGCGACCTACCTCGACCCGTCCCACCCGATCCAGGTGCTGGCCCGCACCGCCCTGGAGCAGGCCACCGGCGAGCCGGCCGCCCACCTGGGCACCGACGGCTGCGGCGCCCCGCTGCTGGCCGTCTCGCTCACCGGCCTCGCCCGCGGCTACCGCGCCCTGCTGCTGGCCGACCCCGGCACCGAGCGGCGCCGGGTCGCCGACGCGATGCGCGCCCACCCCGAGTACGTGGCCGGCACCCGCCGGGCCGACACCTGGCTGATGCGGGCGGTGCCCGGGGCGCTGTCCAAGATGGGCGCCGAGGCCGTCCAGGTGGTGGCGCTGGCCGACGGCCGGGCCCTGGCCTTCAAGATCGAGGACGGCGCGGAGCGCGCCCGCGGCCCGGTGCTGGCCGCCGCGCTGCGCCGACTGGGCGTCCAGGACCCGGTGCTGGACCGGATCGCCGCCGCCCCGCTGCACGGCGGCGGGAACGTGGTCGGCGAGGTCCGCGCGGCGTTCTGA
- a CDS encoding dodecin, whose product MTDHTYRVTEIVGSSHEGVDAAIRNGLARANRTLRNLDWFEVVQVRGHLKDGEVEHYQVGLKVGFRLDDNDGA is encoded by the coding sequence ATGACCGACCACACCTACCGGGTCACCGAGATCGTCGGGTCCTCGCACGAGGGCGTGGACGCCGCGATCCGCAACGGCCTCGCCCGGGCGAACCGGACGCTGCGCAACCTGGACTGGTTCGAGGTGGTCCAGGTCCGCGGCCACCTCAAGGACGGCGAGGTCGAGCACTACCAGGTCGGCCTCAAGGTCGGCTTCCGGCTCGACGACAACGACGGCGCCTGA
- a CDS encoding inorganic diphosphatase, with protein MEFDVLIEIPKGSRNKYEVDHETGRLRLDRMLFTSTRYPADYGYVEGTLADDGDPLDALVILEEPTFPGCLIKCRAIGMFHMTDEAGGDDKLLCVPATDPRWSHLQDLQDVSEFDRLEIQHFFEVYKDLEPGKSVQGADWVGRAEAEAEITASIKRLEEQGGH; from the coding sequence TTGGAGTTCGACGTCCTGATCGAGATCCCGAAGGGCTCGCGCAACAAGTACGAGGTCGACCATGAGACCGGTCGGCTCCGTCTGGACCGCATGCTCTTCACCTCGACCCGCTACCCGGCCGACTACGGCTACGTCGAGGGCACCCTCGCGGACGACGGCGACCCGCTGGACGCGCTGGTCATCCTGGAGGAGCCGACCTTCCCGGGCTGCCTGATCAAGTGCCGCGCCATCGGCATGTTCCACATGACCGACGAGGCCGGCGGCGACGACAAGCTGCTGTGCGTCCCGGCGACCGACCCGCGCTGGTCGCACCTCCAGGACCTCCAGGACGTGTCGGAGTTCGACCGCCTGGAGATCCAGCACTTCTTCGAGGTCTACAAGGACCTGGAGCCGGGCAAGTCCGTCCAGGGCGCCGACTGGGTCGGCCGCGCCGAGGCCGAGGCCGAGATCACGGCTTCGATCAAGCGCCTGGAGGAGCAGGGCGGCCACTGA
- the dacB gene encoding D-alanyl-D-alanine carboxypeptidase/D-alanyl-D-alanine endopeptidase: MRAGTGAGRGRRAALAAALGVVLAAGTLAADPALAQPTPGAGTSRSAEDGHGRSEGRPGGDGVDHGDGKGDGGKGDGGKGDGGKGDGRQHRDGRHRAVPVKGPVLAEGDAADSKAPTGGGLRTALGGTVQDKALGTLNFAVADAATGEFLFGAQENTPATPASTTKLATAVAALALLPAEHRIATTVVRGAAPGEITLVGGGDPTLTALPADQVRIGGLPVDPDSAPASMAELAHRTATALKAAGTVEVRLSYDTSLYTGPLLHKDHDAMNIAAVTPLMVDEGRIDPRSPDEAPARVFDPAGQAADSFAGFLRAEGVTVQGKPAAATTPATGLAGTAAGTATSTADSATELARVESPTIGRLVERMLTTSDNTLAEAVARQAAIAAKQPASFEGAAKAVSTELAGLGVPLDGVVLTDGSGLAKANLIPPITLVKLLATAAAPAHPELRPVITGLPVAGFSGTLVNRFGAKSGAAEAAGIVRAKTGTLQGINTLAGTVVDADGRVLAFALMTRTDADPTAARAAVDRIVAKIAACGC, encoded by the coding sequence GTGAGAGCAGGGACAGGGGCGGGACGCGGGCGCAGAGCCGCCCTGGCAGCCGCGCTGGGGGTGGTGCTGGCCGCCGGGACCCTGGCCGCCGACCCGGCCCTGGCCCAGCCCACGCCGGGTGCCGGGACGAGTCGGTCCGCCGAGGACGGCCACGGCCGGAGCGAGGGCCGGCCGGGCGGCGACGGCGTCGACCACGGCGACGGCAAGGGCGACGGGGGCAAGGGCGACGGGGGCAAGGGCGATGGCGGCAAGGGCGACGGCCGGCAGCACCGCGACGGCCGGCACCGGGCCGTCCCGGTCAAGGGCCCGGTGCTGGCCGAGGGCGACGCCGCCGACAGCAAGGCCCCGACCGGCGGCGGGCTGCGCACCGCGCTCGGCGGCACCGTCCAGGACAAGGCCCTGGGCACCCTGAACTTCGCGGTCGCCGACGCCGCCACCGGCGAGTTCCTGTTCGGCGCGCAGGAGAACACCCCGGCCACGCCCGCCTCCACCACCAAGCTCGCCACCGCGGTCGCCGCCCTGGCCCTGCTGCCCGCCGAGCACCGGATCGCCACCACCGTGGTCCGGGGCGCCGCCCCGGGCGAGATCACCCTGGTCGGCGGCGGCGACCCCACCCTCACCGCCCTGCCCGCCGACCAGGTCCGGATCGGCGGCCTGCCCGTCGACCCGGACAGCGCCCCCGCCTCGATGGCCGAGCTGGCCCACCGCACCGCCACCGCGCTCAAGGCCGCCGGCACCGTCGAGGTGCGGCTCTCGTACGACACCTCGCTCTACACCGGCCCGCTGCTGCACAAGGACCACGACGCGATGAACATCGCCGCGGTCACCCCGCTGATGGTCGACGAGGGCCGGATCGACCCGCGCTCGCCCGACGAGGCCCCGGCCCGGGTGTTCGACCCCGCCGGGCAGGCCGCCGACTCCTTCGCCGGCTTCCTCAGGGCGGAGGGCGTCACCGTGCAGGGCAAGCCCGCCGCGGCCACCACGCCCGCCACCGGGCTCGCCGGGACGGCCGCGGGTACGGCCACGAGTACGGCCGACAGCGCGACCGAACTGGCCCGGGTGGAGTCGCCGACGATCGGGCGGCTGGTCGAGCGGATGCTCACCACCTCCGACAACACGCTGGCCGAGGCGGTCGCCCGGCAGGCCGCGATCGCCGCGAAGCAGCCCGCCAGCTTCGAGGGCGCGGCGAAGGCGGTCAGCACCGAACTGGCCGGGCTCGGAGTCCCGTTGGACGGCGTGGTGCTCACCGACGGCAGCGGCCTGGCCAAGGCCAACCTGATCCCGCCGATCACCCTGGTCAAGCTGCTCGCCACGGCCGCCGCCCCCGCCCACCCGGAGCTGCGCCCGGTGATCACCGGCCTCCCGGTCGCCGGGTTCTCCGGCACCCTGGTGAACCGTTTCGGCGCGAAGTCCGGCGCGGCGGAGGCCGCCGGCATCGTCCGCGCCAAGACCGGCACCCTCCAGGGCATCAACACCCTGGCGGGCACCGTGGTCGACGCCGACGGTCGCGTCCTGGCCTTCGCCCTGATGACCCGCACCGACGCCGACCCCACCGCGGCCCGCGCCGCCGTCGACCGCATCGTCGCCAAGATCGCCGCCTGCGGCTGCTGA
- a CDS encoding zinc-dependent metalloprotease has protein sequence MTSASGSAEMVDWNLAVATAVRLARPGPRIGRDEARAAVAELRRHAAEAERHVREYTRMGSTGVAGTPVLVVDRPGWVRANVAGFRTVVRPLTEKLAARREGGGRGAAAAGSAGAKATGVEVGVVLAFLSAKVLGQYETFAPAELPSAPDSPEGLFDQPRRGLAAPPGRLLLVAPNIVQVERELDVAPHDFRLWVCLHEETHRTQFTAVPWLRDHIQSEVQEFLAQTDVDPAAFLERLREALGGLPLPGLGGRREGRAGREGAPSVTDLVQTPAQREVLARLTAVMSLLEGHADVVMDGVGPAVVPSVAEIREKFQRRRDRGSGRLDLALRRLLGMDAKLRQYQDGAVFVRGVVERVGMDGFNRVWTSPNTLPTKEEIHDPASWVARVTG, from the coding sequence ATGACGAGCGCGAGCGGCAGTGCGGAGATGGTCGACTGGAATCTCGCCGTGGCGACCGCGGTGCGGCTCGCCCGGCCGGGGCCGCGGATCGGGCGGGACGAGGCCCGGGCGGCCGTCGCCGAGTTGCGCCGGCACGCGGCGGAGGCCGAGCGGCACGTGCGCGAGTACACCCGGATGGGGTCGACCGGGGTGGCGGGCACGCCGGTGCTGGTGGTGGACCGGCCGGGCTGGGTGCGGGCCAACGTGGCGGGCTTCCGGACGGTGGTGCGCCCGCTGACCGAGAAGCTGGCGGCCCGCCGGGAGGGCGGCGGCCGGGGCGCGGCGGCGGCCGGTTCGGCGGGGGCGAAGGCCACCGGGGTGGAGGTCGGCGTGGTGCTGGCCTTCCTGTCGGCGAAGGTGCTCGGCCAGTACGAGACCTTCGCCCCGGCCGAGCTGCCGAGCGCCCCGGACAGCCCGGAGGGCCTGTTCGACCAGCCCCGGCGCGGTCTGGCCGCCCCGCCCGGGCGGCTGCTGCTGGTGGCGCCGAACATCGTCCAGGTGGAGCGCGAACTCGACGTCGCCCCGCACGACTTCCGGCTCTGGGTGTGCCTGCACGAGGAGACCCACCGGACCCAGTTCACCGCGGTGCCGTGGCTGCGCGACCACATCCAGTCCGAGGTGCAGGAGTTCCTGGCGCAGACCGACGTCGACCCGGCGGCCTTCCTGGAGCGGCTGCGCGAGGCGCTCGGCGGCCTGCCGCTCCCGGGCCTGGGCGGCCGGCGCGAGGGCCGCGCGGGCCGGGAGGGCGCGCCCAGCGTGACCGACCTGGTGCAGACGCCCGCGCAGCGGGAGGTCCTGGCCCGGCTGACGGCGGTGATGTCGCTGCTGGAGGGCCACGCGGACGTGGTGATGGACGGGGTGGGGCCCGCGGTGGTGCCCTCGGTGGCGGAGATCCGGGAGAAGTTCCAGCGCCGCCGCGACCGCGGCAGCGGCCGGCTCGACCTGGCGCTGCGCCGGCTGCTCGGGATGGACGCCAAGCTGCGGCAGTACCAGGACGGCGCGGTGTTCGTCCGGGGCGTGGTGGAGCGGGTCGGGATGGACGGCTTCAACCGGGTTTGGACCTCGCCGAACACGCTGCCCACCAAGGAGGAGATCCACGACCCGGCGTCCTGGGTGGCCCGGGTCACCGGCTGA
- the tilS gene encoding tRNA lysidine(34) synthetase TilS, with product MGPHPAVAAIRLAVRRTLAELAAEAGVVPGGQARPRTPAPVPVLAGTATVPGTLIGNARRHPSGLPRTPAAPGSPLVLVAVSGGADSMALATATAFEAPKLGLRVGAVTVDHGLQAGSAERAEQVAVRLRELGLDPVEAVAVRVGREGGPENAARDARYAALDLAAERHGALAVLLGHTRDDQAETVLLGLARGSGARSLAGMPAQKGRYRRPLLELDRAATRRACAAQSIPVWDDPHNTDPAYTRSRVRHEVLPVLEKHLGGGVVEALARTARLFRDDADALDQWAALAERDLRSPDGALDVGKLAELPPAVRRRVLRRAALRAGCPAGDLFARHLESVDLLVTGWRGQGPLHLPGGVEAVRRCGTLVFRRQGD from the coding sequence ATGGGCCCACACCCCGCTGTCGCGGCGATACGCCTCGCCGTCCGCCGTACCCTCGCCGAACTCGCCGCGGAGGCGGGTGTCGTCCCCGGCGGGCAGGCCCGCCCGCGGACGCCCGCGCCCGTGCCCGTGCTGGCCGGCACCGCGACGGTGCCCGGCACGCTGATCGGCAACGCCCGCCGGCACCCCTCCGGCCTGCCCCGCACGCCCGCCGCGCCAGGCTCCCCGCTGGTGCTGGTGGCGGTCTCCGGCGGCGCCGACTCGATGGCGCTGGCCACCGCCACCGCCTTCGAGGCCCCCAAGCTCGGCCTGCGGGTCGGTGCGGTCACCGTCGACCACGGCCTGCAGGCCGGTTCGGCCGAGCGGGCCGAGCAGGTCGCCGTCCGGCTGCGCGAGCTCGGCCTGGACCCGGTGGAGGCGGTCGCCGTCCGGGTCGGCCGCGAGGGCGGCCCGGAGAACGCCGCCCGGGACGCCCGCTACGCCGCACTCGACCTGGCCGCCGAGCGGCACGGCGCGCTCGCCGTCCTGCTCGGCCACACCCGCGACGACCAGGCGGAGACCGTGCTGCTGGGCCTGGCCCGCGGTTCCGGGGCCCGCTCGCTGGCCGGGATGCCCGCCCAGAAGGGCCGCTACCGCCGCCCGCTGCTGGAGCTGGACCGGGCCGCCACCCGGCGGGCCTGCGCCGCGCAGTCCATCCCGGTCTGGGACGACCCGCACAACACCGACCCGGCGTACACCCGCTCCCGGGTCCGGCACGAGGTGCTGCCGGTGCTGGAGAAGCACCTGGGCGGCGGCGTGGTGGAGGCGCTGGCCCGCACCGCCCGGCTGTTCCGCGACGACGCCGACGCCCTCGACCAGTGGGCCGCCCTGGCCGAGCGCGACCTGCGCTCCCCGGACGGCGCCCTGGACGTGGGCAAGCTCGCCGAACTGCCCCCCGCGGTCCGCCGACGGGTGCTGCGCCGGGCCGCGCTGCGCGCGGGCTGCCCGGCCGGCGACCTGTTCGCCCGGCACCTGGAGAGCGTGGACCTGCTGGTCACCGGCTGGCGCGGCCAGGGCCCGCTGCACCTACCCGGGGGCGTCGAAGCCGTGCGCCGGTGTGGCACGCTGGTGTTTCGGCGGCAGGGCGACTGA